GCCGGTTTTGCTGGTGGTAGCACATGACCTACAAGACACAActttgtttttattttttgcACAAGGTAAGGTGTTTTTGTTCCCCGTATCTCGGGTAGTGTGTATGTATTTTGCGTGACCTGTCACTTGGGTTTTACTTTCTTGCGTTGTTCAAGATTGTCTCGGAAATTCTCCGTCCAGCTCGAgacttctttttttgtctgAGATCGAGCCGAGCTGAGTTCGTGTGACCTGTCAATCAGTGTCCCATACGCCAAAACCCCTCATCCAGAGGCggtcaagaaggaagagacaGAGTGGAGGTCTTGATCACGATGGCAAGTTTAAGAACAGGTGAGGGGACAATGATATCTTTTCAAAGACAGGATTCGGCCCTCAAATGGAGATGAAGCGTTTGTATACATGCGTAACTTTTTGGATTTCTTTTCTCATGGAAAGATGCCGACCCAAAGACACAAAGAAAACGGCGCGCTGCTGAACGTGGAATTTCTGAAATACGTGACAAACAAAAGATCATGAATTCATGGCTTTGagtaaaaaagaaaaccttTTCGTCCGTTATATCCTCATGTATTCCCCCCGAAAGAAGCATTTCCCCCATCCCATACTGTGTAGTATAATTCCCATCTCCCtaattctttcttttccgtaCCAATATTTCCCCACCCAAACCGTTCTAAATAGTTCCCAATCTAAATTTTGTGAAAAACGCCTTtcaaaaaagggaaaaaaagaaaaaaaaacaaaactaTCCATGAAAgctttcccctccccccgttTGATATCCCGTCCGTTTGTACCTGTCCCGTCTCTTTCTTGTTTTGGGGCGgtgtcccccctccccgcccttctCTCCCTTGCTTGACCGGAAGAAACTCCTTAAAAAGTGAATAGCACAGAGAAAAAAGCCGGGTGAAATACCTAAGCGAGCGAACGTGGTCCTGCCGTTCCCTGCAGGGTATTACATCATAAGAATAGGAGAGAAAAAATGTAGCTTGTCatgaagagaagaggagaaaagaaaagaaaagaaaaggaaagactGAAGCAAGATGCCAAATTGGTTGATATGGCCGAAGTCGAGAGGCAGAATGGTCTTGGTGAGTAGTAGTTTGTGTGGTACGGCATGTGGTGTGAGGAAGGTCGTGGTTCGGTGTTCGAAGGAGGTaggagggttgttggtgacagGGCTACCAGGGTTATCGCTGCGGGCCAAATAACCCTGGTGAATCCGCGACAACGGATGGGACCCACACTCAGCCCCCAGAAAAAGTCAACCCGGGAGGGACCCTGCAGGATATCGCGGGTTCCCACTGTTGCACGATCGAACGGTCGTCGGTTGTAACGGTCATGTCCAGGCCGCGACAAGGTACCAGATGTCTCGAGACGGAAAAATGACGGCGGTTTCGCAAATGTACGATCTTGTCGAGGGCTTTCGGAGGACAACTCCCATTCTGGAGGGAGACACATCCTTCGCGATGCATGTCGGCCCCTGCCAACTACCGAATTCTTCCGCTTGTCTGTGGCTGGTTTTCGTCTGCTTCCCGGGCTGATTCTAGGGGGAGTCTCTGTCACTGTTCACTCCTCAGTTAGCTCCAAACGGCTTCTTGAGATTCCGTTGTCGGCAAACGACAAGGGCAACTGGGCCCAACCGACCGAAGCACTGGGTTTTGCCGCAAGCAAAAGGATTGGGCCGACTGCGACTCGCTGGAAAACGCAGTGTcgtcacccaccccctctaCCTCGGCTCTCATGCTCCCTGGGAAGCACAGAAAGAAAACCCTCGGCCACTTCTGGCCGGCTTGGTGTTCACCGCCCTGCCTGCCGGTTCTCTCTCAGGCGAGAGGCGGGAAGGCTCGTCACTGGACGGTAATAATGGTGCGTCTGAGCGCAGGCCCAAGGGTAGCACTCTGGTTCTGTTGCTGCAACTCACCTGTACTTGGGCGCCGTTAAGCCAACCACGACGACCAATCTCCAaacacctcccctcctctctccctcacacacacacacacacaaacacacacagGCTCGCGCGCGCACTAATATGCCATACAGATACGCAACCAAGATCCAGGGTGCCGCTCAACCTGATGCCAGGCACAAGGGGCCCTTCCTAGGCCCCATCCATGCAGGCACGACACGTGTGGATCTTGCAGTACCGGCATTCATAGATCCACCAGTGGGGTCCCGAGTGGCACAAATGGCACGTCCATTCGATCAGAGTGTTATCCGCCTTGATCATCTGGAATACGTGGACGCAGTGTGTAGAGAGCGCCATCTTGCCGGTGTCTGTGTTTCTGTTCTCAACTTTGATGTAGACGTCGCTTGCGGGCCGAGGtcgaaaaaaaggggggttggctGAGATTGCGAGAGCTCCTGCGCGCGCTGCTGGATTAGGAAAAAAGCTAAGATCTGGCGCGTGTTAGTGTCAAACCTCGGGCGACGCCGCTGAGAGGATCCCCAGCGGATTGCGTCAAGGCAACCACAACTCACCGATAGCGAGCAAAGAGCAGGGGATACTGCTGGTTGTGTGGTTGGACAATTTCCCTGTGGGCGATGGCTCTTGGTGGATGCTGTCACTGGTGTCGTGAATGAGTCTTGAAGTCGAGGAGCGATGGCTTGGAGGCTAAGACTTATTATATAGAAGTGAGATCAAAGTAATGTAATTCGAGACACAAGGCGTAATGGTGACAAAGGTACAGATCAAGTGGTGGTCGAGTGCTGTTTGCTTGTCAAACGGACGCAATGTGTGGCAGGATACTGAGCTGTAGAGCATGTACTGTGTGGTCGAGGTGCGGATGTAAACGGGGGAGCCGGCCTTTTGTGTTGTTGCGCAGAGGACCAAAGTGGAGGCCCAGTGTTGATTGACGACTCTCTCTAGTCGGATACGATTTCCTGGACGGTTTGGTTCCCTAACGGCGAGCCAAAGGGCAGCTGGGGACGGGTCCAGTCATTCGCAAAGCTCCAACGGCATGAAAAGAGCCTTTCCGGTTGCCGAGCAAGGGGGAAATCAGCATGgatgggagaggggaggggggaaggggaagggggggaagagatTCAGGATGAGAGCGAGTGGGCTACGGAAATGTCGTCCCTGTTTGTAAGGAGACTAAGAGACATACGCTCGACAGATTTTCTCGGTCGACTCTACTACACCCCCTACCCTAACGTGGTCTGTGATCtctctacctacctacctagtcTGGGGGGAAACCTAGACCGGTTCGCGGGGGGCTGCTTTGACGTGTAAGTGGACCGCGGCAGCAGGACCTTGCGAACCGAGCCGGACATGATGGATAGTAGATGGGCAGAAAAAACTGCTGATGGGCAGGCAATGACAGGGAACAGGGTGATACGATGCAAGTATGGCATCTGAGTGTCCGTGGATGGGTGTACAGTACCCAGTGTGATTGGCACTCGCAACGACGAGGGGTGTGTAGAGTGGGTGGTAGAGCGATCGCACCTAAGGGCGGGTATCAACTCCACACGCCGCTCCTCTGGGTTGAAGGACCCATGTTACCCAAGAGCGTGACAGGCGGTGCGGAGCCAACCAAGGGTCCAAGCGAATCTCTCTCACACTCAACACTCTCCACCGTTCGACGGCTTCCTGGCGTCTTGCGGACGCAGAAGCGCCACGGCCATAAGAAGATGGCAATCGATAACCAGGATGTCCCCTGTCACTGGGTGGGTTTCCTGTTATGGCTCCCTAGCACGCACGACCGTAGGAGGACGCATCTCTTTCTGGCGAGCTCTGACCTAGAGGGGTATATCAGACTCATCTATCGAAGGGTTTAGCCGTAAACCTTGGTTCTTCCTGTTTCCTGCCTGCGGTTTCCCAATAACATAAAAAAACAACTCGAGATCCAGAGAGATGATGTTTTTGGGAGAGACCTGTCAACGGGCAGCCATCGTGCCTCACTAGGCTGCTTGGTGCTTCGTTGCATGCGAGGCATCGAGAAATAGACCTGAAGCCTTTGAGGGACTTGATCTTACCGATGTCATGCTATCGCGTGGAACAAATGAAAGAGAGCGCCAAACGCTGTCCTGCGGGTACCTTGCATGTGTGTCGGGGAAGACAGGCTCCAAACCGAAGGAGTACGAGTCTGAGGCGGAGACGTTTATACGATACCGGAGCTTGATGACGACGGGTAATAGTATGTGGTTTCTGCCCTCCTTCATCAGCATGCGCGGTGCTACATGTGGCCCGGGCATGAACGAGAAGGATGCCGGTTGATGCTCAAGAACAACGAGACAAGGCACCGAAATGATGTCGATCTCGAGCTTTTCACCGCGTATCGAAGTTTGACAGGGCCTGATGAGCCTCGTTTGGGAACCTGGAGCGAACCCCACGTTGTGACGTCTCTCCTCTTACCTACGACTTTCAACATCACAGCAGCCGTCAAAGTATTGGTTTCACAACACATGAATGCTCACCGCTTGCCGCCATCCTGACATCGCATCACCCCGCGGATGTTGTGTCAGCGGCCCCCGCAGAGTCTCCCGGTTGGTTATCTTGGCCCTTTCGCCCTTTAGAGAACGGGGGGTTCCTCGCGCCGCAGCCTCAACATCCAATACATCAGCGACATTCAATCGAACGGGGAAGTCGGAATCCGATCCTGAAATTTGATATCCTACCGGACGTATGCGGCCTCACGAAATCGGGATGCAAGCTGCCTTGGCTACCCACAGTTCGACGGACTGATGCCGTCCGCTAGATCAGACGAACTGTCCAAGCCTCTACGCTAGGGGCGATCTCGGTATGCAGCGCTGATTTTCGTGAATGCTTCACCAGTCCCGACTTGGTGGAGTGTCAGACCATCTTTTCATGCTGAACGTTGATGGAAGCCTGTCAGCGAGCTTCCACAGCCCTGTGACTTGGTGATGCGCAGCCTGAAGCCGGCCCACCGGACGGTCAGAgtcagggtcagggtcaggCCCCCCCCCGGGAGGAATTTTCTGGTGGCCTTCTAGCGCTGTGAGCGACGGAGTAGTGCCGAGCTAGCTAGCCTCCAACCTGGAAGCCTCAGCGGGCTTTGTGATTGCTTCACATGGCACCGTGCAGCAAGATCCTAGAGCACTCACTAGATTCGGCCGTGGAACTACCCTCATCTCCGAGACAACAGACAacagacaacaacacacaTGGCAGGGCGTGATGGCTTCATCGAAGCGCGCCGGCGACATGGTGTCTGTCGAGAACCTGGTCTCCCGTTGACCTTGCGTTTCCCTCATGCAAGAAAGATCATCCCGCGCGCTGCAGCCCAAAAGGCGGCCTTCCTCTGACCAATTGGCACCAGTCTTGCCGCTCTGCTGACTTCAGACACATGCGACCAGTTCCAGGGACCCTCATGCAGCAGCTTGGTCTATGCGCCCGTCGGTCAACTTCACGATATCAAACTCCACGGCCAGGATGCGCCAAGCAGGAACTCTGCTGTGTCTCTGAGGGTAAACTGACAACGGAGTACCGGACAAGGAAGGTGAGACAGTATCGGCCGTTGACGCTCAATTTCTTCGCTCTTTCGTTCGTCTGCGGCTCCCCTTCCAGGCCGCCAATAATACAAAGCAGTATGAGGAAGCATATCTGAGCCGCACAAATCTGTCGACGGTCGGTTTGCTCAACACACAAACTGGTTTCATGCGAGTGGGCACTCTGGCGATCTGCATCCAGCGGGTATCACTCGATCTCAAGCTACAATCAGCCTCCGCAGACTGGCAACATCAGACGCCTCAGAAGCTCTCGGTGAACCATGAACCTTTGAAGAAACCAAAAGCCGATCGACCCGGAACCTCAGCTAGCTACCGTGTGGTATCATGTGGTATCATGTAATACATTCGCATCATGGTTCGGAGAAGCAGACCGGTCAAATAACAGCAGAATAGATGGACAAAACACATGTTTGCGGGGCGTCATGGCATCGCAACCGCATCGTGTTGCCAGCAACCAGAGCGCACTGACGTTTgtccaaacccaccacttCATCAGGGGACACTTTGGAGACGCTCGTATCGTTTCTGAATATCGTCATTCCCATCAAGCCATTGTCAGGTAATCTCCAGCTGGGGGAGGGACTGCTGAAAGCGATACCAGTTAATCTATGCGACCCTACCATCTACCTAGGTATGGGATAGACTCGACGGTTCAAGGTTGCGTTCGCTTCCGAGTAGCCAAGAGGTTGCAGAATCTCAACGTCTTTCTGCAGCTCTAACCAGACCGGGCCCAGATGGTAGTCCAGCATTTGCCGAGAGGTCTTTCCCGCCATACTCCGTACAgttctctcttcttcccactcCCCAGAGACTGGATGAATGACGGAAGTGGGATTGCGCGCATAAGTTGTGACAAACCCGAGCAGATCATGTTCAAGACCCCCTCGCCGTTCttgcccctcctctccacacCCTCGTCAGCTGGCTTCCTACACAAAGATTTTTGAACATCCACTTGTCCGATCAGATCCGGTTAATCATGGACCATGTCACGCTTCACTTGGAAAATATGTTGCACGGGAATGACAAATCACATGGATGGCACCGGGCAGAGCTGTTCTTATTCCGCTGATTCCAGCCTCGACTCGACCAAAGTACTTTGACGCACAAGCTGTGATGTCGATTGCAGGACACCCGAAGTGAAACCGGTGGGCCTGGTTCTTTGCTACTACGCTATTCGAGCGGGCAGGCAGCTCGATGAGCCGACATACCGGTCGGTCGTCAGATGTAACCGTCACCACTCGCCGGGCGATGCGGCGTGGGTTGCCGTGAAAAGACTGAGCCGCTGTCAGCTAGGTAATCTCAGCTCGTGCTCATCAAATCCTGGAATCACAGAGCAACCGTACATGATATGTGCGACGACGTCTGGAtagccaaaaaaaaaaaaaaaccgtgTGTGTACACCGCACTCTCTGTGATCTTCCTCCCAACACAACTCGCTTGGCCTCGGACCTGACCTCCGTGCGCCGAATATTCCACAAAGGGAAGAAAGACATGGAAAAAGCTTttcgccatctcccaccaATTGCCAGACGTCGACACATCTTGCACACAAACAGACTTAAACCTTTCAGAAATACCATCTCGCACAGGGCACGAAGCTACAGGAGAGCTCCCGTTCAGAGGCGCGCCAATCCTGGCTGGAATTGTTGGCGCTGGCCCGTCCCGCCCTCTCACAGCTCCCGCGAAACCGGAACCAAGCTCTGCCCAAAAAGCCACAAAGTTTAGTTGGATGTATGTCTGTGTGTATGATGTTCCAGTTTGTGACCGATCACTTTGAAATCTTTTGTTGTCACTCAACAGAATGGGAAGGCTAATGCTGGGTATGAACTCGTAAAACCGGGCGGACCTGGTCTGACTTGCCGGGACTCGTCCGTGGTCTTTTGGACCCCCCAAGTGGGAATGATGACACCAGGTTTCACGATCTAACAGCACAGCACCCAAACGAGCAGCAACACACGACATGTCTAACCCTGTttatcctttttttctttctttctttctttctttctctatAGCCCCCccgccaaccccatcccagcAATTCCTCCATGCCCTTCCCCCAGATAGCACAATCTCTCCCAAGCAGGCTGGGGTCGTTGTCTCTGAATCCACTCCTCCAGTTGTAAACCAGCAAACCTCCGGATCCGTTATTTCTTCAACCATGGGTGCCGCCTTTTCATCTTTCCTCTCTTTGGCTCTTTTCCATCCTCGGCCGGCCTTCCCGGCCTGACCGTACCTATAGTCCTCGAAAAAgtaaacaccaccctccccttgcACGACGTCCAAGCAAACGCAACCAAAGACGTTTTGTTGTGCGTCTTTGCATTGGCGGTCCACATCGAGCAGAGAAAAAGACGCCGCTTACTCAGTTGACCTCCTATCTCATGAATGCACCGGCCGGTGTGGTGCCCTACGCAACCGATCATTTTTGCAACACATACACCCGTCCGTCTCCATTCCCAGAGCCCAGAGGCAATGCCAGATTGCCTAATCGAGACAAAAACGCTCTCCTGGTTTCCCAAGCCTTTCCCACCCCGGCTTAGGCTCAGCTGTTACTACTTTATCCCTGACAAGGCTAACAATGGAAAGCTGAAGGATCTTCGATGATGCTTGTgcgcaagaaaaaaaaaaggaaagaaaaaacacgCTAAACGGCCCTCGTTAGGCGGAACTTCGGGactcgtcaccaccatcctccactTGCTTCATATTTACATACACCAAAATCTCCACTCTCAACCAGGAAAACAAGAAGGCAAGACAAGAAGGCAAGTCACCATGGTTgacatcacacacacacgcacacacacacacacacgcacacactTTCACCGTTATCCGTTCCGCAGAGCATGAACCTAGTAAAAGCGTGCCAAGTTGGTGTGACTTTTGTGATCGATCAACCTAGTGCACCCACACCCCGGTCTAGTTCGCTTCAGATATAACTCCCGGGCCGTTAAGTGACAGTTTTCTCTGCTGGGACCGCCTGCCtagtggaggggggtgtgagaATGACGAGTGACTGAATCTGTGCGGTGTTGGGTGATTCGGGCCGGCCCACTGAACGACAATAGGTTACTTGACAGGAACGACTTCCGATCCAGGGGCGCGATGAAAAAGACGAGCGGACTGAAGATGCGATCCAGACCAATccacacccccaacccacgcACATCATGGTGTACATCAGTCGAGACAACAAGCTTCCCCCTATCCTGTCCTTTCTTCCCCACCCGCCCCGTCCCCTACCCGCGCGGCGCGGTAGTTTACAGCTTGtcgtcagcagcagcttccGGCTTTGGGTCGCTTGTCTCGAGGGTGGCGGTCATGTTACtagcagcggcggcggccacAGGTGTGGGTACAGGTGTAGACGCATCCGCACCCTCTTCCGCCGCTTCTTCGGCTTGTCCTTCCTTGATCTCGCCCGCCTTTGGGGTGGCGACGACAGGAGCGACAGATTCATTCGTCGGCGTGGCAGTCTCCACCTCATCAGTGGTAGCagcagtggtgatggtggtgctttCGGAAGCGGCAGCAGCGTCCCCCGTGGTTTCAGCTGTACTATCAAGAGGACCAGTagtggtggcggcggcatgCTCAACCGTCTTCATCTCCAGGCCTTCTTTCTCGCCACCTTCAGCTCCACCGGTTGAACCAGGAGTAGCTACGTTCTCGTCACCGTTGTGCTGCTTCTCTTGGAACGTAAAGGCATCCGATAGGTTGACGGCCAAAAAGGTCTTGGGCAATTTGACTCTGAATGGACGAGCACGCGTTAGCAAATCCACAAATATAAGCCTCTGATATATGCCCAACGTGACCAACGAGATCACCAAAACCAAGGAACCaaaggttggtgttgtttgggttgaCCGACCGGCCCTCTGATACAGGTCCGGCATGGCATGACATGATGCGAAGGGGCTAACGGGGGGATGGGAGATGCGGAGCAAAGGAAGAGCACCCAAAGCCCAACAAACAGAATGACaaagaaagcaaaaaaaTAGGAACTTACTGATGGAACTTTGCCCTCAACGTCTCAATAACAAACATCCAGTCGGCATGAGCCGTCAAGCTTCTCCTGGGCGCGCACCCAATGCAGTGCTTGCTGTCGAGCTGCACATCCAGCGGGTCGAACACATGACAGCCGGGGCTAATGGTAATCTTGATGCTGTAGTTGAACACGGGCGTGCCCTCGGCGTCAATGGGCGGGTTGGCTGGCATCTCGTACAGTTCAAAGGAGATCTGCGACAGGTAGTCTAGTTCCGGGATCGTGGCCCGCTTGATCTTAGTCTCGAGGCCGCCCTCCAGAATGCAGTTGAGCAGCGTGTAAATGTGAGATTCCTTTGTGAAGTAGATGAACGACTTGGCCTCCTCGGACGCCTGCATGTCTTCGAGGTCCTGGACGATTTCCTTGAGCAAGGGGAGCGAGGTCAGAAGACCGATCTCAAGCTTCTCGCTGTCCGAGATGCCGTATTCCTGCGGGCAGATGAAATCGAAGAGAACCTTGGCCAGCTGGTACAGCTCCCGAAGGGGCTCGAATCGGGCGTCGGTTTTGGCCTTTGTCTGGCTGTTGCCGCGGTGAAGGTGAAAGTACCTCTCTGGAAGCTCAGCGTCGACATTGCTCGAGGGTCGCAGGCCGTTGAGGAACGACCTCCTACGGAAGATCCGCTTCACAGCCTTGTggccctccttctcaatcttctCACTAAGACTCGAAGCTGACCTCTCTGTTTTAGTCTCCTCTGGCAGAGGTGCCGTTCGAACACTATCCTCCGAATCCTTTCCGCTGGCGATCGCCGGCACAGAGCTGGATGCCGTTGCCGACGCGGTAGACGTCTTCCCgttggacgacgacgacgacgaagatgcCGCTGGTGACGGACCTTTTCCGAAATTGGTCTTGTACTCATCTTCAAGCATGTTCTTTGGTGGCGCAAACACCCACTCGAGGAACTGGCGATTGTGGAGAGCATCAAACTTCATGGTATCATAGAGCTCCGAGATCTTGCTCGGATCAACCTTCTCGCCATCGCAGAACTCGGCGAAGAGTTTCTCCCAGCGCTCTTTGAACAGCTCCGCATCCTCACCGCAGCACCACCTCGCCTGGATGCCCGTCACCGCATTAGCCTGCGACAAGGAACCAACCGACGCAAGCGACGAGATTGACACACCAGAGGTGGAGTTCCCATCGGCGGCGCCCTTATCCCCAGAAGAGGGGTTGTTTATGGCGTTCAGCGAGTTCACTGCACCACTATACAGCTTCGCGTAGTTGTGCTGCATGACCTTGCGGTGGAAGTTCATCAGCTGCACCACCCTCGTCTGCACCTCGGCCGGCTCAGGCATGTTGTCTGGCCAAGCGAACTGAGGCGGCCTCTCGTTGCCCTTCCGAAGAAGCCCCTtaagcttcttcttcaccttgtcCATCTCGTCCTTGGCCGCGTTGGAATCATCCAAAAGATCCTTACGAATGGTGATGAAATCCTCGGGCACATCCTTCttgttgaggaagctggCCGCCCAGATCTGAGCCGAAGTCACGACGCGACGCTCCGAGGAGCTGAAGACATGAACCTCATCGAGAACCTCGCGGTTCATGAGACCCAAGTCACTGCGCATGCTTTCGCCGAGCTCCTGCGCTTGATAGCGAGCAGAGTGCGTGGGCTCGCCGCCCCATTTGACAATGAGCTGGAGTTTGTCGAGAACGAGGCTTTCTTCCGCGGCGGTGAACTTGGACATCGTGACGCCTGACAGAGAATCATGGCGCTTAGGCGACCTCCGGGTCTTGTACGCATCGCTGTCAGCCTTGTCACCTTCGCCCTCGGTCTCGGTCTGGAGTGGgtggtcctcctccttcattGTGTCGAGTTCGTTCTTGTTCTCAGTCTTGCCGTCATCTTCAGCCGAAGTGTCgctcttcttgtccttcttcttctccttgtcctctGGCTTCTTCCTGAACATGGGTTTAATCTGAACCTTGGTGCCGGCCCAACtgcccttcttgatgagcaCGTTGCGGAGAGCTTTGAGCTTGTTGCGgtcttcaacaccctccctcATTGCCACGTCCACGGCATCGAGGACACTGGCGAGGGCAGGCTCGCCGATGAGAAGAAcctcttcttgatggcccTTGAGAAGCTCAATGAACGGCGCAGTGTGGAAAGTGAACTTGTACTTTTGCTTTGGCGTTCGGTCCGCGTGACGAATGACGGACACGACACCCTTGAGCTTCCAACTTGGtttgggaggcggtggaggagggggttctTGGTCATCTTGGACGGCGGTAACAGTTGTCGGCGTGTCAACCTGCATGACAGAAGGCGCCGCAGAAACAGTCGAGGGGGCAGTAGAAGGTACACTGTCAGCCACCGAAGACGAGAACTGACTGGCCAAGGGACTAGCAGGTATGCTTCCGTATTTCGAGTCTCCCTTGATCGTGATTGTCTGGCTGCTAACCACCTCACCTGGCACCTCCCTGGCCACAGCTGGCTTGTCCATACTTGCCCTGCTTTGCGCCTGCTGGGCAGCGACATGGGCgaccaactccctctccttaTTCGCGTACGCCGCACGAACCGCCATGCTGGCCGCCATAGGGTCCACGTCGGAGATCGCAGGCGATGGAATGGGAGGGGTGAGTCCCTCTTTGCGAAGCTTC
This genomic stretch from Podospora bellae-mahoneyi strain CBS 112042 chromosome 1 map unlocalized CBS112042p_1.2, whole genome shotgun sequence harbors:
- a CDS encoding uncharacterized protein (EggNog:ENOG503P7KF), with the translated sequence MALSTHCVHVFQMIKADNTLIEWTCHLCHSGPHWWIYECRYCKIHTCRACMDGA
- the VIP1 gene encoding inositol hexakisphosphate and diphosphoinositol-pentakisphosphate kinase (COG:Z; EggNog:ENOG503NVF2; BUSCO:EOG09260FMW), with translation MDTNSDKSKLDEAGLSSVESTEPVNGYFAPQEKGKEQGQAEPAANSTSPAVTPAGAPPPAPVSPVRTRTHRTSFHMRNLSSSSLASLTNRKSKQADPGTTLAEAHVDRTNLSMPPPSTAITHQALKAHLPAQGHLVRRDSSHSDAWSEDATSLRRVPTNPSEQPYSPRDFADSSSATAIEESETPRLLPSTQSETGLYRHNQLPEPAYRSARSSFSEAGASVSNRVSIGSIYSLASARGVISSAASANGSDNNSISGVPGHRSVSGIMATNKAAQPEATMSNVTVTTGSQGSHQGALQLAPREARGQTVGDIGKTTGQQSQASGDTQQKTGTTPTPRPQPTRSRSRAKRRFSGSTAASSHSPSGDRVVSHHHHRGEKEEPRPAPWGVIGVCALDVKARSKPSRNILNRLIQNREFDVCVFGDKVILDESIENWPICDYLISFYSDGFPLDKAIAYVKARKPFCVNDVPMQKILWDRRLCLRLLDRINVPTPQRIEVNRDGGPRLLTPDVCKHIKDISGIVFEPTDPDPEAAKAAAPRKVELLDGGDILSVDGTLIKKPFVEKPTSGEDHNIIIYFPSSAGGGARKLFRKIGNKSSEYVEGLSVPRCITHPEESFIYERFMQVDNAEDVKAYTVGPTYCHAETRKSPVVDGVVRRNTHGKEVRYVTGLSAEEKEIASKISTTFGQRVCGFDFLRAGGKSYVIDVNGWSFVKDNDDYYDHCANILKEIFIKEKLRKEGLTPPIPSPAISDVDPMAASMAVRAAYANKERELVAHVAAQQAQSRASMDKPAVAREVPGEVVSSQTITIKGDSKYGSIPASPLASQFSSSVADSVPSTAPSTVSAAPSVMQVDTPTTVTAVQDDQEPPPPPPPKPSWKLKGVVSVIRHADRTPKQKYKFTFHTAPFIELLKGHQEEVLLIGEPALASVLDAVDVAMREGVEDRNKLKALRNVLIKKGSWAGTKVQIKPMFRKKPEDKEKKKDKKSDTSAEDDGKTENKNELDTMKEEDHPLQTETEGEGDKADSDAYKTRRSPKRHDSLSGVTMSKFTAAEESLVLDKLQLIVKWGGEPTHSARYQAQELGESMRSDLGLMNREVLDEVHVFSSSERRVVTSAQIWAASFLNKKDVPEDFITIRKDLLDDSNAAKDEMDKVKKKLKGLLRKGNERPPQFAWPDNMPEPAEVQTRVVQLMNFHRKVMQHNYAKLYSGAVNSLNAINNPSSGDKGAADGNSTSGVSISSLASVGSLSQANAVTGIQARWCCGEDAELFKERWEKLFAEFCDGEKVDPSKISELYDTMKFDALHNRQFLEWVFAPPKNMLEDEYKTNFGKGPSPAASSSSSSSNGKTSTASATASSSVPAIASGKDSEDSVRTAPLPEETKTERSASSLSEKIEKEGHKAVKRIFRRRSFLNGLRPSSNVDAELPERYFHLHRGNSQTKAKTDARFEPLRELYQLAKVLFDFICPQEYGISDSEKLEIGLLTSLPLLKEIVQDLEDMQASEEAKSFIYFTKESHIYTLLNCILEGGLETKIKRATIPELDYLSQISFELYEMPANPPIDAEGTPVFNYSIKITISPGCHVFDPLDVQLDSKHCIGCAPRRSLTAHADWMFVIETLRAKFHQVKLPKTFLAVNLSDAFTFQEKQHNGDENVATPGSTGGAEGGEKEGLEMKTVEHAAATTTGPLDSTAETTGDAAAASESTTITTAATTDEVETATPTNESVAPVVATPKAGEIKEGQAEEAAEEGADASTPVPTPVAAAAASNMTATLETSDPKPEAAADDKL